Proteins encoded together in one Rossellomorea sp. y25 window:
- the sfsA gene encoding DNA/RNA nuclease SfsA, giving the protein MVEIQFHDNLVQGVFLERLNRFVLECQIPSGSIEKVHLPDPGRLKELLVRGNPIWLQASTDPKRKTKWSAVMTYDASNGMYVSLNTQYPNRLVLEALQLEMMEELKEWQLEKAEYKVGSSRFDFLLTHRQNEQKLLLEVKSVTMVEDGMGKFPDAVTARGARHVEELTHLQMDGSYQSAVLFIAQRTDLTGITSAPEIDPHFARIMEEAEDQGVRFFGRSCIVTPERIILNGPIPVYPKKDYLHGRL; this is encoded by the coding sequence TTGGTAGAAATTCAATTTCATGACAATCTGGTTCAAGGGGTATTTCTTGAGCGCCTCAATCGGTTTGTCCTGGAGTGTCAGATTCCGTCAGGTTCTATTGAAAAAGTCCATTTACCTGATCCAGGCAGATTAAAAGAATTATTGGTACGGGGAAACCCGATCTGGCTTCAAGCATCAACAGATCCTAAAAGGAAGACAAAATGGTCAGCCGTGATGACGTATGATGCTTCTAACGGTATGTATGTGTCTTTAAATACTCAATATCCAAATCGGTTGGTCCTTGAAGCCTTGCAGCTGGAAATGATGGAGGAGTTAAAGGAGTGGCAGTTGGAAAAAGCCGAGTATAAAGTAGGAAGCTCACGCTTTGACTTCTTACTCACTCATAGACAAAATGAACAAAAATTATTGCTCGAAGTAAAAAGTGTCACCATGGTAGAGGACGGAATGGGGAAATTCCCGGATGCGGTCACGGCAAGAGGAGCAAGGCATGTGGAGGAGCTGACGCATTTACAGATGGATGGAAGCTATCAATCAGCAGTCCTGTTTATTGCTCAGCGAACCGATTTGACCGGGATCACTTCCGCTCCAGAAATTGATCCTCATTTTGCCCGGATCATGGAAGAAGCCGAAGATCAGGGTGTCCGTTTTTTCGGAAGAAGCTGCATTGTTACGCCAGAACGTATCATCTTGAATGGACCTATACCTGTATACCCAAAAAAGGATTACCTTCACGGCCGTCTTTAG
- a CDS encoding BsuPI-related putative proteinase inhibitor, with translation MKRLIMLLIILMAGIAGCGTAGEENGSQSEENQNSGAGEDISVQKGIVAGEMEPSLTKQEESGQIVYVYSIKNQTEQEKTFVFSSGQTIDFELRNDKGEVVYKDSKNKMYTQAIQEITVKQGEEFSQKVVLPKVEGGTYTLTVWLTAKGDQNYKAKTEVQVN, from the coding sequence ATGAAGCGATTGATTATGTTATTGATAATACTTATGGCAGGAATAGCAGGCTGTGGAACGGCTGGTGAGGAGAACGGCAGTCAATCCGAAGAGAATCAGAACTCAGGAGCTGGTGAAGACATTTCTGTACAGAAAGGGATTGTTGCAGGCGAAATGGAACCTTCATTAACGAAACAAGAGGAAAGCGGTCAGATTGTCTATGTATATTCAATTAAGAACCAAACAGAGCAAGAGAAGACCTTCGTTTTTTCATCAGGACAAACCATTGACTTTGAACTTCGAAACGATAAAGGTGAAGTAGTGTATAAGGACTCAAAAAATAAGATGTATACCCAGGCGATCCAGGAAATCACCGTAAAACAGGGTGAAGAGTTCTCCCAGAAAGTTGTTCTTCCAAAGGTCGAGGGCGGTACCTATACGTTGACCGTTTGGTTAACGGCAAAAGGAGACCAGAACTATAAAGCAAAAACAGAAGTACAGGTGAATTAG
- a CDS encoding ABC transporter substrate-binding protein: protein MKKWLAIIGFISLLLVSACGPSNATDSGELPDENWEIISSKAEGTKVNMFMWGGDDGINRYIDDVVAPMLKEKNNIELNRVPLDTQEILQKLQTEKRAGKDKGTIDIVWINGENFKNAKENDLLAGPFTDKLPNYTKFYETEKAAYQYDFGTETEGYEAPWGKVQFVFFYNSEKVKNPPSSFDELKAFMKEHPGKFTYPNPADFTGNAFLRHLLYATSDSDLAQSSFNEGTAEKMGEEVWKELNEMKPFLWREGETYPATLTDLDKLYSGEEVWMTMGYNEARAEHLIKDGVFPENTKSFILNDVGSIGNTHFLAIPFNSPNKEGALVTINELLSPEAQYEKLKPDYWGESSPISYEKLDEEWRNKFKSIDRGESVLEASVLEESFKGELDAEYVEWLKDNWIREVAESQ, encoded by the coding sequence ATGAAAAAATGGTTAGCGATTATTGGGTTTATTTCCTTACTACTAGTATCTGCTTGCGGTCCTTCAAATGCAACCGATAGCGGGGAACTTCCTGATGAAAATTGGGAAATCATTTCATCGAAAGCAGAAGGAACAAAAGTGAATATGTTTATGTGGGGCGGAGACGATGGAATTAACCGTTATATTGATGACGTAGTTGCTCCCATGCTGAAAGAAAAAAATAATATCGAGTTAAATCGGGTACCTTTAGACACACAAGAAATTCTTCAAAAACTACAAACAGAGAAACGGGCTGGCAAAGATAAAGGAACGATCGATATCGTGTGGATAAACGGAGAAAACTTTAAAAACGCAAAGGAAAATGATTTACTGGCAGGGCCTTTTACAGATAAGCTGCCGAACTATACAAAATTCTACGAGACTGAAAAAGCAGCGTATCAATATGATTTTGGAACGGAAACGGAAGGGTATGAAGCACCGTGGGGGAAAGTTCAATTTGTCTTCTTCTATAACAGTGAAAAAGTGAAAAATCCCCCCTCCAGCTTCGATGAATTAAAAGCATTCATGAAAGAGCATCCGGGGAAGTTCACCTATCCCAATCCGGCTGATTTCACCGGGAATGCATTTCTTCGACATCTTCTTTATGCTACATCTGACTCGGATTTAGCTCAGTCTTCATTCAACGAAGGAACAGCAGAGAAGATGGGGGAAGAGGTATGGAAAGAGCTGAATGAAATGAAGCCATTCTTGTGGCGAGAAGGAGAAACGTACCCCGCAACATTAACAGACCTTGATAAGTTATATAGCGGGGAAGAGGTTTGGATGACGATGGGATACAACGAAGCAAGGGCAGAGCATCTGATCAAGGATGGAGTGTTCCCGGAAAACACAAAGTCATTTATTTTAAACGATGTTGGATCTATCGGGAATACTCATTTTCTGGCAATTCCGTTCAATAGCCCCAACAAAGAGGGAGCGCTGGTGACCATCAATGAACTCCTCTCTCCTGAGGCTCAGTATGAGAAACTAAAGCCTGACTATTGGGGAGAAAGTTCACCCATTTCCTATGAAAAGCTGGATGAGGAATGGAGAAATAAATTTAAAAGCATCGATCGGGGAGAGAGTGTACTGGAGGCTTCTGTACTCGAAGAGAGCTTTAAGGGAGAGCTGGATGCGGAATATGTGGAATGGTTAAAGGATAACTGGATTCGTGAAGTGGCAGAGAGTCAATGA
- a CDS encoding ABC transporter permease subunit has product MKWQRVNDTFLLIPAILFFILIPGLGIVLAILESVRSGETITFQHYVNLFEGKRFMTSFLFSLIVTSISTILSLIIGLGIVKAFSPLLKENKHKLLVWIPMLVPHFVWAYLIYLLFNQSGFFSNVLGLTGWIDDRGQFPILVQDRNGIGIIMTYVWKEVPFVTLMLLPVYTTLSKKYNEVASLLGANFSKAFLVAEWPFILPVLVETGAILFAFIFTAFEVPQLLGVTSPQMMAILAYDWFYSGSWSDRPLAFASLVFVGLGIGVAMWLLIYITNKKRLHITKGIGN; this is encoded by the coding sequence GTGAAGTGGCAGAGAGTCAATGACACATTTCTCCTCATTCCAGCCATTCTTTTTTTCATCCTTATTCCGGGACTTGGGATCGTACTTGCAATACTTGAGAGTGTCAGGAGTGGAGAAACCATCACATTCCAGCATTATGTGAATTTGTTTGAGGGGAAGCGATTTATGACATCCTTTCTCTTCAGTTTGATCGTGACCTCCATCTCAACCATCCTGTCCTTAATCATTGGCTTGGGGATCGTAAAGGCATTTTCCCCTTTACTAAAGGAAAATAAACATAAACTCCTTGTCTGGATTCCGATGCTGGTTCCCCATTTTGTATGGGCTTATCTCATCTACTTACTCTTTAATCAAAGTGGTTTTTTCTCCAATGTACTCGGGTTAACCGGTTGGATCGATGACCGGGGTCAATTCCCGATTCTGGTCCAGGACCGAAATGGGATTGGAATCATTATGACGTATGTCTGGAAGGAGGTCCCTTTTGTTACCCTGATGCTGTTACCCGTTTATACCACGCTTTCTAAAAAGTATAACGAGGTAGCTTCTTTATTGGGAGCGAATTTCTCTAAAGCGTTTTTGGTAGCAGAATGGCCATTTATCCTTCCCGTTCTCGTAGAAACCGGAGCCATTTTGTTCGCTTTCATTTTTACAGCATTTGAAGTGCCTCAGCTTCTGGGAGTGACTTCACCACAGATGATGGCCATCCTTGCTTACGACTGGTTTTACAGTGGCAGCTGGAGTGACCGGCCATTGGCGTTTGCCTCACTCGTATTTGTGGGACTGGGCATTGGGGTTGCGATGTGGCTCCTTATTTACATCACAAACAAGAAACGCCTGCACATTACAAAAGGGATTGGAAATTAG
- a CDS encoding ABC transporter permease subunit: MRKSLFYSISLVLFVFPLLFLVYKSFFGVWRWGSPLPFEPSLRAWKVLMNEGEFLDSIGVSIWIAIVVLAVNLLIGVTSGRVFSLSSFRGKSIIEAFLMLPLFLPVLVVAIGLHITFIRYGLADHWTGVALVHLVPTIPYSIKMFKTGYERIGTKLIEQSALLGGRVFQRFYHIELPLLLPSIRSVLFLTIVISLSQYVLTAIIGGGNVVTLAMVYYPFTDTADEAVMAAFSIVFALIPAMLYIILEGCLKFILPYQHPRGRKNL, encoded by the coding sequence ATGAGAAAATCGTTATTCTACAGCATATCACTCGTTCTTTTTGTGTTCCCCCTCTTATTTCTAGTGTATAAAAGCTTTTTCGGTGTTTGGAGATGGGGGAGCCCTCTTCCTTTTGAACCTAGTTTAAGGGCATGGAAGGTGTTAATGAACGAGGGGGAATTCCTGGATTCGATCGGTGTCTCCATCTGGATTGCCATTGTTGTATTGGCGGTAAACCTTCTGATTGGCGTTACTTCAGGAAGAGTGTTTTCCTTATCGTCGTTCAGAGGTAAATCCATCATTGAAGCATTTCTTATGCTGCCGCTATTCCTTCCCGTGTTAGTGGTGGCAATCGGGCTTCATATTACGTTCATACGATATGGACTTGCTGATCACTGGACGGGAGTCGCACTCGTCCACTTAGTGCCTACCATTCCATATAGTATCAAAATGTTCAAAACAGGTTATGAACGGATCGGCACGAAATTAATCGAGCAATCAGCCTTACTTGGGGGGAGAGTCTTTCAACGTTTTTACCATATTGAACTGCCCTTACTTCTTCCAAGTATACGAAGTGTTCTGTTTTTGACGATTGTAATCAGCTTAAGTCAATACGTCCTTACAGCGATTATAGGCGGAGGCAATGTCGTGACGCTGGCGATGGTCTATTATCCTTTTACCGATACGGCAGATGAAGCGGTAATGGCAGCCTTCTCCATCGTGTTCGCCCTCATTCCCGCCATGCTGTACATCATTCTGGAAGGGTGTTTGAAATTCATACTCCCTTATCAACATCCAAGAGGGAGGAAGAACCTTTGA
- a CDS encoding ABC transporter ATP-binding protein, translated as MSSFIEINQLTKTFKDKEVLTNVTFSLNKGEILTLVGASGSGKSTFLRILSGLESATEGNTYIDGKDISSLKPQKRPIGMVFQQPLLFPHMNVLENVMYGLEMKERNKGKNKKKAMNYIERVGLDEVMHHYPSELSGGQQQRVSLIRSLILKPKLLLLDEPFSSLDLQLRKELRQWVRHIFKEEETTVIFVTHDRDEAYELGDRVAVLQSGRFLQIGTPEDIYYRPHTPFVASFMSDGLTLNQQQFIHASNIKVSCSSADTSLLRWKGTVRQKLFLAGTNLYEVWVDELEQKLNLPIEQDASTEDIWLYAEEESIQTFEKEE; from the coding sequence TTGAGTTCATTCATAGAAATTAATCAGTTAACCAAAACATTTAAAGATAAAGAGGTACTAACCAACGTTACGTTCTCATTAAACAAAGGCGAGATCCTCACATTGGTTGGAGCATCCGGGTCTGGTAAATCAACATTCCTTCGCATTCTCTCCGGGTTAGAGTCTGCGACAGAAGGGAATACGTATATTGATGGGAAAGATATCTCCTCTTTAAAGCCTCAAAAACGCCCCATTGGGATGGTCTTTCAACAGCCATTATTATTCCCTCATATGAATGTCCTGGAAAATGTCATGTACGGGCTGGAAATGAAAGAACGAAACAAAGGGAAAAACAAGAAAAAAGCCATGAACTATATTGAACGAGTAGGCCTCGATGAAGTAATGCATCATTATCCTTCTGAGCTTTCCGGTGGTCAGCAGCAACGGGTATCCCTGATACGATCTTTGATTTTAAAGCCGAAGCTTTTACTTTTAGACGAACCTTTCAGCAGTCTGGATTTGCAGCTAAGGAAGGAACTGAGGCAATGGGTACGGCACATTTTTAAAGAAGAAGAAACAACCGTCATATTCGTCACGCATGATCGCGATGAAGCGTATGAACTTGGAGATCGAGTGGCTGTTTTACAGAGTGGCAGATTCTTGCAGATAGGAACACCGGAGGATATCTATTATCGGCCACACACTCCATTTGTGGCTTCTTTCATGAGTGATGGACTCACCCTGAATCAGCAGCAATTCATTCACGCCTCCAACATAAAAGTAAGTTGCAGCTCTGCCGACACGTCCCTGCTAAGATGGAAAGGAACAGTGAGGCAAAAATTATTTTTAGCCGGCACGAATCTCTATGAAGTATGGGTGGATGAACTGGAGCAAAAGCTAAACCTACCCATTGAACAAGACGCTTCTACTGAAGACATCTGGCTTTATGCAGAGGAAGAGAGCATCCAAACGTTTGAGAAAGAGGAATAG
- a CDS encoding TVP38/TMEM64 family protein, whose product MKKKEIGKILLFITILLILMWLSRNFFNVKPHDIRDWIVSFGIWAPIVFIVVYTIRPLILFPASILSLAAGLAFGAFGGFIYILIGALGGATVAYYTASFLGAKLLKRPSPRMIKIREKMEENGFVYVLLLRLVPFLNFDLISYLAGMGKVRYISFIFATAIGILPGTFGYVFLGSSLVGEDRTNLYIAIGFFLMMIIVPLIFKKKMKDWLGLSSKDDK is encoded by the coding sequence ATGAAGAAGAAGGAGATCGGTAAGATCCTGTTGTTCATTACCATATTACTGATCCTCATGTGGCTGAGCCGGAATTTCTTTAACGTAAAGCCACATGACATCAGAGATTGGATAGTGTCCTTCGGTATTTGGGCTCCTATTGTTTTTATTGTCGTCTATACGATTCGCCCGCTGATTCTTTTTCCGGCTTCCATCCTTTCATTGGCTGCAGGTCTTGCTTTCGGTGCATTTGGAGGCTTCATATACATTTTGATCGGAGCTTTAGGTGGTGCAACGGTAGCCTATTATACTGCGAGCTTCCTTGGTGCGAAACTATTAAAAAGACCGTCTCCACGTATGATCAAGATCCGCGAGAAGATGGAGGAGAACGGTTTTGTGTATGTATTACTATTACGGCTCGTTCCGTTTTTAAACTTCGATCTCATCAGTTACCTTGCCGGCATGGGGAAGGTGAGATACATTTCATTCATTTTCGCTACAGCCATCGGGATTTTACCTGGTACGTTTGGGTATGTATTTCTGGGGTCAAGCTTGGTAGGAGAAGATCGAACGAATTTATATATCGCTATCGGCTTTTTCTTGATGATGATCATCGTGCCTTTAATCTTCAAGAAAAAAATGAAAGACTGGCTGGGATTATCGAGTAAAGATGACAAGTAA
- a CDS encoding CDP-alcohol phosphatidyltransferase family protein, with protein sequence MLDTHARKWVQPSIEGTARLFLKRGLSANQVTLIAFIVGSATGLVYYFGFPILAVLLLWLSGFLDAVDGTMARLTKPSPFGTVMDVTFDRIVEISVILGVAFIHPEIMWALLLLSVSIIISMTIFLTVGAVSEKQGMKSFYYQAGLAERTEGFILFSAMMIFPSIVLWTTLLFFAVELFTGLQRFLEAKRLLS encoded by the coding sequence ATGTTAGATACGCATGCCCGTAAGTGGGTGCAGCCAAGTATTGAGGGGACAGCACGTTTGTTTTTGAAAAGGGGATTATCAGCCAATCAGGTGACGTTGATTGCTTTTATAGTAGGTTCAGCTACAGGTCTGGTCTATTATTTTGGATTCCCGATCTTAGCCGTACTCTTATTATGGTTATCCGGCTTTTTGGACGCAGTCGATGGTACCATGGCCCGATTAACGAAGCCCTCCCCCTTTGGAACCGTCATGGATGTCACTTTTGATCGAATCGTCGAGATCAGTGTCATTCTGGGCGTTGCTTTCATACACCCTGAGATTATGTGGGCGCTTCTGTTACTGAGCGTATCCATCATTATTTCCATGACGATTTTCCTGACAGTAGGAGCCGTATCAGAGAAACAGGGAATGAAATCCTTTTATTATCAGGCAGGACTTGCTGAGAGGACGGAAGGATTCATTCTGTTCAGTGCCATGATGATATTTCCGTCCATCGTCCTGTGGACCACCTTATTGTTTTTTGCAGTAGAATTGTTCACGGGCTTACAGCGATTTCTAGAAGCGAAACGTTTACTTTCATAA
- a CDS encoding FAD-dependent oxidoreductase: MDQYDLIVIGGGAGGLTVASGAASLGAKVALIEKSGLLGGDCLHFGCVPSKAFIQSAREVAAIRASNDYGFDTKGSVDMKKVRARVKEAIAHIQQHDDPDRFLQLGVDIYFGGAEFLDPHTILVEKEDRISGKRIVVATGSSPLIPGIQGLEDVEYHTNETVFEVDELPRRVVFIGGGPIGLELAQAFSHLGSEAVVLEKNDEILGKEDKEIREVATDLLEKDIQFVYGAEIERVSERDGEKVVHYVQDGVEHTVEGDLLFLAAGRKPGTDSLNLSAAGVEVDNRGFIKVNDELRTNHSHIFAIGDVNGRYPFTHSAGMEGKLVVQNAVFGLKRKVSYNKLPWTTYTTPEVFHIGLTEEEALEQGLEYKVYKKTLDEVDRFVADHRTEGLIKIITDGSGKILGAHAVGSGAGDWMQPIVFAMEKGSKIGALSNMVYPYPNHAAAVQQVADLYWREKLFDGVLPVISKKFVEIFR, translated from the coding sequence ATGGATCAATACGATTTGATAGTAATAGGGGGAGGAGCGGGTGGACTGACCGTTGCATCAGGAGCCGCTTCTTTGGGAGCAAAAGTGGCACTCATCGAAAAAAGCGGCCTTTTGGGCGGAGACTGCCTTCACTTTGGGTGCGTTCCATCCAAGGCATTCATCCAATCGGCGAGAGAAGTGGCTGCGATCCGGGCAAGCAATGATTATGGTTTCGATACAAAGGGTTCAGTCGATATGAAAAAGGTAAGGGCGAGGGTCAAAGAAGCCATTGCCCATATTCAACAACATGACGATCCCGATCGATTCCTGCAATTAGGGGTCGATATTTACTTCGGGGGAGCAGAGTTTCTTGATCCTCATACGATTTTAGTGGAAAAAGAGGACCGGATATCCGGGAAGAGAATAGTCGTTGCAACAGGGTCAAGTCCTCTCATTCCTGGAATCCAAGGCTTGGAAGACGTTGAGTATCATACGAATGAAACGGTATTTGAAGTAGATGAGCTGCCCCGCCGAGTCGTATTTATCGGAGGGGGCCCGATTGGTTTAGAACTGGCACAAGCATTTTCTCACCTTGGATCAGAAGCAGTCGTCCTTGAAAAAAATGATGAGATATTAGGGAAAGAGGATAAAGAAATCCGTGAAGTAGCCACAGACCTATTAGAAAAGGATATTCAGTTTGTTTATGGAGCGGAAATCGAACGTGTATCCGAGAGGGACGGGGAGAAAGTGGTCCACTATGTGCAAGACGGTGTAGAGCATACGGTGGAAGGGGATTTATTGTTTCTGGCTGCCGGACGGAAACCTGGTACGGATTCTTTGAACCTATCTGCTGCCGGAGTAGAAGTGGACAATCGGGGCTTCATCAAAGTGAATGACGAACTAAGAACCAACCATTCTCATATATTCGCGATTGGAGACGTCAATGGTCGATATCCATTCACCCACAGTGCAGGAATGGAAGGGAAGCTTGTCGTCCAAAATGCAGTGTTTGGCTTGAAACGCAAGGTTTCCTATAACAAACTGCCGTGGACAACCTATACGACACCTGAGGTCTTTCATATTGGGCTGACCGAGGAAGAGGCTCTTGAACAAGGATTAGAATACAAAGTCTATAAGAAAACATTGGACGAAGTCGATCGATTCGTCGCAGACCATCGAACAGAAGGTCTCATAAAAATCATCACAGACGGGAGCGGGAAGATCCTCGGCGCCCACGCAGTCGGATCCGGTGCAGGAGACTGGATGCAGCCTATCGTGTTTGCCATGGAAAAAGGAAGCAAAATCGGCGCACTGTCCAATATGGTCTATCCTTACCCGAATCACGCTGCAGCCGTCCAGCAGGTAGCGGATCTCTATTGGAGAGAGAAGTTGTTTGATGGTGTACTGCCGGTGATTAGTAAGAAGTTTGTTGAAATTTTCAGATGA
- a CDS encoding nuclease-related domain-containing protein has protein sequence MAKRKAGYRGELQLDYHLKFISQDKNMMILHDLRLEIDDRYFQIDSLILTPYVVILLEVKHIAGIYTLDSRFDQAIRKFEDKEEAFSHPVTQVERQKKQLLRWLTKMKIPSIPITTLVVMTNRSTVINTFSPHEKYTNVIRVENVEERILSLLTAYRKEHPSFKQVRKASALLVKKHEPLIAFPEEIYGISREEIITGVQCPECRHLPMLRKYGHWQCLKCGGKSKNAHKSALLDYSLLLGDEITNKQLRKFLHLESRKTALKILQSMNLPSTGTTNNITYYITHHTDEQTSHQSNSSYAKPIH, from the coding sequence TTGGCAAAGCGAAAGGCCGGTTATCGGGGAGAGTTGCAATTAGATTACCATCTGAAGTTTATATCTCAAGATAAAAATATGATGATCTTGCATGATCTACGCTTAGAAATAGATGACCGTTACTTCCAAATCGACAGCCTCATCCTGACTCCATATGTCGTGATACTCCTGGAAGTTAAACACATAGCTGGTATATACACCTTAGACTCAAGGTTCGATCAAGCTATCCGAAAGTTTGAAGATAAAGAAGAAGCTTTCAGCCATCCTGTCACCCAGGTAGAACGCCAGAAAAAGCAGTTGCTCCGTTGGTTGACAAAAATGAAAATCCCCTCAATCCCTATCACAACTCTGGTCGTCATGACAAATCGCTCGACTGTCATAAATACATTCTCTCCTCACGAAAAGTATACTAATGTAATCAGGGTGGAAAATGTAGAGGAAAGAATCCTATCCCTGCTCACAGCATATAGAAAAGAACATCCTTCCTTTAAACAAGTTAGAAAAGCGTCCGCCTTATTAGTAAAAAAGCATGAACCTCTCATAGCATTCCCCGAAGAAATCTATGGTATCTCCCGAGAGGAAATCATTACAGGAGTACAATGTCCAGAATGTCGGCACTTGCCCATGTTAAGAAAATATGGTCATTGGCAGTGTCTGAAATGCGGGGGGAAATCAAAGAACGCACATAAATCAGCCCTATTGGACTATTCTTTGTTGCTGGGAGACGAAATTACGAATAAACAGCTAAGAAAATTTCTCCACTTGGAATCCAGAAAGACGGCTCTCAAAATACTCCAGTCCATGAATCTCCCCTCAACCGGTACTACAAACAACATAACCTACTACATCACCCACCATACCGACGAACAAACCTCTCATCAATCCAATTCTTCATACGCCAAGCCCATCCACTGA
- a CDS encoding FAD-dependent oxidoreductase: MKTIILVGGGHSHLHCLKKRRENQDDNVKWVLISPSRYQYYSGMFSGYTEGIYSLEETRIDLKRLCESAECEFVERTVLSIDPDQQNLLTDKGDIFTYDFVSFDIGSRNDSLEIEGLHEHNLPIKPNYQFPEQIEKLYNSRKTVFIGGGAASIEMALSLKAWKVDNGFKEHMVTVVHSSPLLEKAGSHSSKKITGLTLSNGVELHQGRVEKVDDTRVYADNGTSIDYDEVIFLGGPKAPPLFGSSILPTDEKGFLLVNSYLQSVEYPNVFGTGDCATLKDFPDIPKNGVTAVRQGPVLWKNLNGAAATGTIIPFEPQERYLAIMSVGDKRGFLTYGSFSLVSGWAWRMKNWIDERFVRRYGG, translated from the coding sequence ATGAAAACAATCATCTTAGTCGGTGGCGGACACAGTCACCTGCATTGCTTAAAAAAACGGAGAGAAAATCAGGATGATAACGTGAAGTGGGTCCTCATTTCCCCTTCACGTTATCAATATTATTCAGGAATGTTCTCCGGATATACGGAAGGGATCTATTCTTTAGAGGAAACGCGAATCGATTTAAAGCGATTGTGTGAGAGCGCTGAGTGTGAATTCGTCGAAAGGACCGTTCTATCGATCGACCCTGATCAGCAAAATCTTCTAACGGACAAAGGGGACATCTTCACTTACGACTTTGTTTCCTTCGACATTGGATCCCGCAATGACTCATTGGAAATCGAGGGCTTACATGAACACAATCTTCCGATCAAACCAAACTATCAATTCCCTGAGCAAATAGAGAAGTTGTATAACAGCAGGAAAACCGTCTTTATCGGAGGCGGGGCGGCGAGTATTGAAATGGCATTGTCATTGAAGGCATGGAAGGTGGACAACGGCTTTAAGGAACATATGGTAACGGTTGTTCATTCCTCCCCCCTCTTAGAAAAAGCCGGTTCCCATTCTTCGAAAAAAATAACAGGGCTTACTCTTTCAAATGGGGTTGAGCTACATCAGGGGCGCGTTGAAAAAGTAGATGATACTCGCGTATATGCAGATAACGGCACAAGCATCGACTACGATGAAGTGATTTTTTTAGGAGGACCTAAAGCACCTCCCCTATTCGGGAGCAGCATTTTACCGACAGATGAAAAAGGTTTTCTGCTGGTGAACAGCTATCTTCAATCAGTGGAATATCCCAACGTATTTGGAACCGGGGATTGCGCGACTTTAAAGGACTTTCCGGATATTCCGAAAAATGGGGTGACAGCTGTACGCCAAGGACCTGTTCTGTGGAAAAACCTGAACGGAGCTGCGGCAACCGGAACAATCATTCCTTTTGAGCCCCAGGAACGCTACCTTGCGATTATGTCGGTGGGTGATAAGAGAGGCTTTTTGACATACGGATCGTTTTCGTTAGTCAGTGGATGGGCTTGGCGTATGAAGAATTGGATTGATGAGAGGTTTGTTCGTCGGTATGGTGGGTGA
- a CDS encoding GNAT family protein, with protein MKITSQRVTLRKIEERDLSTLWDYIYGDPSPEWKKWDAPYFEHKRLTREEYMESSIKNKSRSDEFQRIIEVNGKTIGTVGYYWEFEPTRWLEAGIVIYDPSYWNGGYGTEALSLWVDHLFQTKEIGRVGITTWSGNERMMKAAEKIGMKLEGRMRKCRYYNGVYYDSIRMGLIREEWEEQRPL; from the coding sequence TTGAAAATAACAAGTCAGCGTGTAACACTTAGAAAAATAGAAGAAAGAGATCTTTCTACTCTATGGGACTATATTTATGGAGATCCTTCTCCCGAATGGAAGAAATGGGATGCCCCTTATTTTGAACATAAACGCTTAACACGTGAAGAGTACATGGAATCCTCCATAAAGAATAAAAGTCGCAGCGATGAATTTCAACGCATCATTGAAGTAAACGGAAAGACAATCGGAACCGTCGGATACTATTGGGAATTCGAACCCACAAGATGGCTTGAAGCCGGCATCGTGATTTATGACCCCTCTTATTGGAACGGCGGCTACGGAACAGAAGCGCTATCCCTCTGGGTGGACCACTTGTTTCAAACAAAGGAAATCGGCCGTGTTGGCATCACCACCTGGTCAGGGAATGAACGGATGATGAAGGCCGCTGAAAAAATCGGGATGAAACTCGAAGGAAGAATGAGAAAATGCCGTTATTACAATGGAGTATACTACGACTCTATCCGTATGGGCTTGATTCGAGAAGAATGGGAGGAACAACGTCCTCTATAA